One window from the genome of Nocardioides panaciterrulae encodes:
- a CDS encoding ArsO family NAD(P)H-dependent flavin-containing monooxygenase: MTLPPIASPVHLDTQVTVIGGGQAGLATAFYLRRAGLTAGEDFVVLDAGDAPGGSWRHMWDGLRPFSPSTYSSLPGWMMPAWDDSRLGFPPRTHVVDYLTRYEERYDLHVRRPHRVTGVARADDDPEGRLLVETVGLTASARIVVSATGTWDRPFWPTYPGMRDFAGRQLHASQYRSPDGLGGQRVVVVGGGNSAAQILAEVSTVAETTWVTTRPPRYLPDDVDGRALFATARARIRALSEGRDHAGVAGLGDIVMVAGVRDARDRGALKAQPMFARLTPTGVAWADGTEQAADTVIWCTGFRPALSHLTGLHLHGGGGRVAVDGPSGTRAIREPRLYLVGYGDWVGPASATLAGVGQSARDTAREVIGRLGS, translated from the coding sequence GTGACGCTCCCACCGATCGCCAGCCCCGTGCACCTCGACACCCAGGTCACCGTCATCGGCGGTGGGCAGGCCGGACTCGCGACCGCCTTCTACCTGCGCCGGGCGGGTCTCACGGCCGGCGAGGACTTCGTGGTGCTCGATGCCGGCGACGCGCCCGGCGGGTCCTGGCGGCACATGTGGGACGGGCTCAGGCCGTTCTCGCCCTCGACGTACTCCTCGCTGCCGGGCTGGATGATGCCTGCCTGGGACGACAGCAGGCTCGGCTTCCCGCCGCGCACCCACGTGGTCGACTACCTGACCCGCTACGAGGAGCGCTACGACCTGCATGTCCGCCGGCCCCATCGGGTCACCGGCGTGGCGCGGGCGGATGACGATCCCGAGGGGCGGCTGCTGGTGGAGACGGTCGGTTTGACCGCGTCGGCCCGGATCGTCGTCTCCGCGACCGGGACCTGGGACCGGCCGTTCTGGCCCACCTACCCGGGGATGCGCGACTTCGCGGGGCGGCAGCTGCACGCCTCGCAGTACCGCTCCCCCGACGGTCTCGGCGGACAGCGGGTCGTCGTCGTGGGCGGCGGCAACTCGGCCGCCCAGATCCTGGCCGAGGTGTCGACGGTCGCGGAGACCACCTGGGTCACGACCCGCCCGCCGAGGTACCTGCCCGACGACGTCGACGGCCGGGCGCTCTTCGCCACCGCGAGGGCACGCATCCGGGCACTGAGCGAGGGACGTGACCACGCCGGCGTCGCCGGGCTCGGCGACATCGTCATGGTCGCCGGGGTCCGGGACGCTCGCGACCGCGGAGCCCTCAAGGCCCAGCCGATGTTCGCCCGGCTCACCCCGACCGGCGTCGCCTGGGCCGACGGCACCGAACAGGCAGCCGACACCGTGATCTGGTGCACCGGGTTCCGGCCCGCGCTGAGTCACCTGACGGGCCTCCACCTGCACGGCGGGGGCGGCCGGGTCGCGGTCGACGGACCGTCCGGGACCCGGGCGATCCGCGAGCCACGGCTCTATCTCGTCGGGTACGGCGACTGGGTCGGCCCCGCCTCCGCCACGCTCGCCGGTGTCGGCCAGTCCGCACGTGACACGGCCCGCGAGGTCATCGGTCGGCTCGGTTCCTGA
- a CDS encoding RNase J family beta-CASP ribonuclease, translating to MSHPHPELQRPPRLPKGGLRVVGLGGLGEIGRNMTVFEHDGSLLIVDCGVLFPEEHQPGIDVILPDFSWIRDRLDSVVGLVLTHGHEDHIGGVPYLLRERPDIPVIGSRLTLALIKEKLKEHRIRPQLREVAEGDTVDLGAFGCEFLAVNHSIPDGLAVAIRTRAGLALHTGDFKMDQFPLDRRITDLRGFARLGDEGVDLFLTDSTNAEVPGFTTSERDLAPAIEKVFRDAPRRIIVSSFASHVHRIQQVLNAAHAHGRKVAFVGRSMVRNMGVAQDLGYLDVPPKLVVPLHELERMAPNKVTLICTGSQGEPMAALSRMANRDHKIRVGEGDTILMASSVIPGNENAISGVINGLTRWGANVVHKGNAKVHVSGHASAGELVYCYNIIQPRNVMPVHGEWRHLRANADLAISTGVDPDHVVIAEDGVVVDLVNGRASITGKVPAGNIYVDAQTVGGATEATLKDRRTLAEQGVVTVLVIVDADTGLLADRPDFLVRGFVHEPDAFDAAEPIIERALARAASEGIGDAHQLEQILSRDIGRWSHKTFRRSPLIIPLVIDA from the coding sequence GTGAGTCACCCCCACCCCGAGCTGCAGAGGCCGCCCCGGCTACCCAAGGGCGGACTCCGCGTCGTGGGCCTGGGCGGCCTGGGCGAGATCGGCCGCAACATGACCGTCTTCGAGCACGACGGCTCCCTGCTGATCGTCGACTGCGGGGTGCTCTTCCCCGAGGAGCACCAGCCGGGGATCGACGTGATCCTGCCGGACTTCAGCTGGATCCGGGACCGGCTGGACTCCGTCGTGGGCCTGGTGCTGACCCACGGGCACGAGGACCACATCGGCGGGGTGCCCTACCTGCTGCGTGAGCGTCCCGACATCCCGGTCATCGGGTCGCGGCTGACCCTGGCGCTGATCAAGGAGAAACTGAAGGAGCACCGGATCCGTCCCCAGCTGCGCGAGGTCGCCGAGGGCGACACGGTCGATCTGGGGGCCTTCGGCTGCGAGTTCCTCGCCGTCAACCACTCGATCCCCGACGGGCTCGCCGTCGCGATCCGCACCCGCGCGGGGCTCGCGCTCCACACCGGCGACTTCAAGATGGACCAGTTCCCCCTGGACCGCCGGATCACCGACCTCCGCGGGTTCGCGCGCCTGGGCGACGAGGGCGTGGACCTGTTCCTGACGGACTCCACCAACGCCGAGGTCCCGGGCTTCACCACGTCGGAGCGTGACCTCGCCCCGGCGATCGAGAAGGTGTTCCGCGACGCCCCGCGCCGCATCATCGTCTCCAGCTTCGCCAGCCACGTGCACCGCATCCAGCAGGTGTTGAACGCCGCCCACGCCCACGGCCGCAAGGTGGCCTTCGTCGGGCGCTCGATGGTGCGCAACATGGGCGTCGCCCAGGACCTCGGCTACCTCGACGTACCCCCGAAGCTGGTCGTTCCGCTGCACGAGCTCGAGCGCATGGCGCCGAACAAGGTCACCCTCATCTGCACCGGGTCGCAGGGTGAGCCGATGGCGGCCCTCTCCCGGATGGCCAACCGCGACCACAAGATCCGCGTTGGCGAGGGGGACACCATCCTGATGGCGAGCTCGGTCATCCCCGGGAACGAGAACGCCATCTCCGGCGTCATCAACGGCCTGACCCGGTGGGGCGCCAACGTGGTCCACAAGGGCAACGCCAAGGTGCACGTCTCCGGCCACGCCAGCGCCGGCGAGCTGGTCTACTGCTACAACATCATCCAGCCCCGCAACGTCATGCCGGTGCACGGCGAGTGGCGGCACCTCCGCGCGAACGCCGACCTGGCCATCAGCACCGGCGTCGACCCCGACCACGTGGTCATCGCCGAGGACGGCGTGGTGGTCGACCTCGTGAACGGCCGCGCCAGCATCACCGGCAAGGTGCCCGCCGGCAACATCTACGTCGACGCGCAGACCGTCGGTGGCGCCACCGAGGCCACGCTCAAGGACCGCCGCACCCTCGCCGAGCAGGGCGTCGTCACGGTGCTCGTGATCGTCGACGCCGACACCGGCCTCCTCGCCGACCGGCCGGACTTCCTCGTCCGCGGCTTCGTGCACGAGCCCGACGCGTTCGACGCCGCCGAGCCGATCATCGAGCGGGCGCTCGCGCGAGCCGCTTCCGAGGGCATCGGCGACGCCCACCAGCTCGAGCAGATCCTCAGCCGCGACATCGGGCGCTGGTCGCACAAGACTTTCCGTCGCAGCCCGCTGATCATCCCCCTGGTCATCGACGCCTGA
- a CDS encoding IclR family transcriptional regulator, producing MADPAPAPDMVGKALALLTLLGDYPDGAPAAELARQAGFPLSTGHRLLGALVRDGFATFDQGTKRYKLGLRVFQLAQQVLRARGLTGLARPVLEEVSSVTKEATLLAVRDGEKQLYLYSIEGPQQVRVVGEAGKHGPLHCTSQGKVLVAFAEPSAREYLVENLPLTPAGPKAITSRSRFRQEIEEVRERGYALVDEEHEAGIRAISVPVLGHGQVAAAAVATAAPAFRMSLEELVAHVPTLNEAAKALSVLMALQ from the coding sequence ATGGCTGACCCGGCGCCGGCTCCCGACATGGTCGGCAAGGCACTCGCGCTGCTGACGCTCCTCGGGGACTACCCCGACGGGGCCCCGGCCGCGGAGCTGGCTCGGCAGGCCGGGTTCCCGCTCAGCACCGGTCACCGGCTGCTCGGGGCGCTCGTGCGCGACGGGTTCGCCACCTTCGACCAGGGCACCAAGCGTTACAAGCTCGGGCTGCGGGTCTTCCAGCTGGCGCAGCAGGTCCTCCGAGCCCGGGGCCTGACCGGTCTGGCCCGGCCGGTGCTGGAGGAGGTGTCGTCGGTGACCAAGGAGGCGACGCTCCTCGCCGTCCGTGACGGCGAGAAGCAGCTCTACCTCTACTCGATCGAGGGGCCGCAGCAGGTGCGTGTCGTCGGTGAGGCAGGCAAGCACGGGCCGCTGCACTGCACGTCACAGGGCAAGGTGCTGGTGGCCTTCGCCGAGCCGTCCGCCCGCGAGTACCTCGTCGAGAACCTGCCGCTGACGCCGGCGGGCCCCAAGGCGATCACCAGCCGCAGCCGGTTCCGTCAGGAGATCGAGGAGGTCCGCGAGCGCGGCTACGCCCTCGTCGACGAGGAGCACGAGGCCGGCATCCGCGCGATCAGTGTGCCGGTCCTCGGGCACGGGCAGGTCGCGGCGGCCGCGGTGGCCACGGCCGCGCCGGCGTTCCGGATGAGCCTCGAGGAGCTCGTCGCGCACGTCCCGACGCTGAACGAGGCGGCCAAGGCGCTCTCGGTGCTGATGGCGCTGCAGTAG
- a CDS encoding orotidine 5'-phosphate decarboxylase / HUMPS family protein: protein MDLQVALDRIPLDRAVSITTAVAPRTDWVEVGTSLIKQFGQEGLRQVVAAAGRTPVLADLKTADDVRFEFETAFAAGARSVTVLGLAPQVSIDLAVQVTGEHDAELVVDLMGLTPQRIEELAERLPHHVRLAPHVSKDSQAGGQRPQDLLGAWSRGRRLALAGGLTAQDLPGLADEPELRVIVGSAVTKADDPVVAIEELRRAAGKDN from the coding sequence ATGGACCTCCAAGTCGCCCTCGACCGTATCCCGCTGGACCGGGCGGTGAGCATCACGACGGCGGTGGCGCCGCGTACGGACTGGGTGGAGGTCGGCACCTCGCTGATCAAGCAGTTCGGCCAGGAGGGCCTCCGCCAGGTCGTCGCCGCCGCGGGCCGCACGCCGGTGCTGGCCGACCTCAAGACGGCCGACGACGTGCGCTTCGAGTTCGAGACCGCCTTCGCCGCCGGCGCCCGCTCCGTGACGGTCCTCGGTCTGGCCCCCCAGGTGAGCATCGACCTTGCCGTCCAGGTCACCGGCGAGCACGACGCCGAGCTGGTCGTCGACCTGATGGGGCTCACGCCCCAGCGCATCGAGGAGCTCGCCGAGCGACTTCCTCACCACGTCCGGCTCGCACCCCACGTGAGCAAGGATTCCCAGGCCGGAGGCCAGCGTCCCCAGGACCTGCTCGGCGCCTGGTCGCGCGGCCGCCGCCTCGCCCTGGCCGGCGGACTCACCGCCCAGGACCTGCCCGGGCTCGCCGACGAGCCGGAGCTCCGGGTCATCGTCGGCTCGGCAGTCACCAAGGCCGACGACCCCGTCGTCGCCATCGAAGAGCTGCGACGCGCAGCCGGAAAGGACAACTGA
- the hxlB gene encoding 6-phospho-3-hexuloisomerase → MTTDNLSTVLLEIEGVAHKTDRGGIDALVDRLLDAPHVFVTGEGRSGLMGKAFAMRLMHLGLSVYAIGETITPAVREGDLVVAISGSGKTGGTVRAAQSARSAGAGVHAVTTDPHSPLGEAADGALVLPAATKYRRADEAPTIQPLSSLFDQMSHIVLDVVCLEVARRRDVDNDLAGTRHSNTE, encoded by the coding sequence ATGACCACCGACAACCTGAGCACCGTGCTCCTCGAGATCGAGGGCGTGGCCCACAAGACCGACCGCGGAGGGATCGACGCGCTCGTCGACCGACTGCTGGACGCCCCCCACGTCTTCGTCACCGGCGAAGGCCGTTCGGGGCTGATGGGCAAGGCCTTCGCGATGCGCCTGATGCACCTCGGCCTGAGCGTCTACGCGATCGGCGAGACCATCACGCCGGCGGTCCGGGAGGGCGACCTCGTGGTGGCGATCTCCGGGTCCGGCAAGACCGGCGGCACCGTCCGCGCCGCCCAGAGCGCCCGCAGCGCCGGTGCGGGCGTCCACGCCGTCACCACCGACCCGCACTCCCCGCTCGGCGAGGCCGCGGACGGCGCCCTGGTGCTCCCCGCGGCGACGAAGTACCGCCGCGCCGACGAGGCCCCCACGATCCAGCCGCTCAGCAGCCTCTTCGACCAGATGAGCCACATCGTGCTCGACGTGGTCTGCCTGGAGGTGGCCCGGCGGCGCGACGTCGACAACGACCTCGCCGGCACCCGCCACAGCAACACCGAATGA
- a CDS encoding transporter substrate-binding domain-containing protein produces the protein MVTRKLAAVAAALLTGTLSLTACSTGSSGGGSSDPGDSQLNKVLKAGELRVAVLPDFPPWAVQKADGSFEGYEIDIAHELADSLGVKLKLVSTDGDSRLPMLQSNRVDVNVSAWTSTNERAQTAGFTIPYDAHGAGVLFKKGADITSYQDLAGKSVSVARGSTNDTILTNDFPSAKPVRFDAISDVISAVKTGKVDAALESSYTVAQAAKSDPELEAISNPPLDPQLVSMGVLPGDQVWINYLNNFIRNLIASGEDNKLHEKWLGEPLASIVSVQGNAA, from the coding sequence ATGGTCACACGCAAACTGGCTGCCGTCGCAGCCGCCCTGCTCACAGGAACGCTGTCGCTCACCGCCTGCAGCACCGGCTCGTCCGGCGGAGGCAGCAGCGATCCCGGCGACAGTCAGCTCAACAAGGTGCTCAAGGCCGGGGAGCTGCGCGTCGCGGTGCTGCCGGACTTCCCGCCGTGGGCGGTACAGAAGGCCGACGGCAGCTTCGAGGGCTACGAGATCGACATCGCGCACGAGCTCGCCGACTCGCTCGGCGTCAAGCTCAAGCTGGTCTCGACCGACGGCGACAGCCGGCTGCCGATGCTGCAGTCGAACCGCGTCGACGTGAACGTCTCGGCTTGGACTTCGACCAACGAGCGAGCCCAGACGGCCGGCTTCACGATTCCCTACGACGCCCACGGCGCCGGCGTGCTCTTCAAGAAGGGCGCGGACATCACGTCCTACCAGGACCTCGCCGGGAAGTCGGTCAGCGTCGCCCGCGGCAGCACCAACGACACGATCCTCACCAATGACTTCCCCTCGGCGAAGCCGGTGCGGTTCGACGCGATCTCCGACGTCATCTCCGCCGTGAAGACCGGCAAGGTCGACGCGGCCCTCGAGAGCTCCTACACCGTCGCCCAGGCGGCCAAGAGCGACCCGGAGCTCGAGGCCATCTCGAACCCGCCGCTCGACCCGCAACTGGTGTCGATGGGCGTGCTTCCGGGTGACCAGGTGTGGATCAACTACCTGAACAACTTCATCCGCAACCTGATCGCGTCCGGCGAGGACAACAAGCTGCACGAGAAGTGGCTGGGCGAGCCACTGGCCAGCATCGTGTCGGTGCAGGGCAACGCCGCCTGA
- a CDS encoding amino acid ABC transporter permease: MTINFGAVLPYLPVMLKGLWISIEVTVLSFFIGSVAGVFVYLGRRSELAPLRWLAHAFVEIFRNTPLLVQLYLIYFGLPQVGINLDPFWSTLLGMTLNNAAYTSEIFRAGIESVPAGLVEAAGALGMRSMQTFRFVVLKPAVRNVLPALTNQFIVLFLFSAVGSVISLNELTSALADLNQRTLRTLEIFTLGGLLYYLTSAVIAGSSRLAERYLFRW, translated from the coding sequence ATGACCATCAACTTCGGGGCGGTCCTCCCCTACCTTCCGGTGATGCTGAAGGGCCTGTGGATCAGCATCGAGGTGACCGTGCTGAGCTTCTTCATCGGCTCGGTGGCCGGTGTCTTCGTCTACCTGGGCCGGCGCAGCGAGCTGGCGCCGCTGCGTTGGCTGGCCCACGCCTTCGTCGAGATCTTCCGGAACACCCCGCTGCTGGTGCAGCTGTACCTGATCTACTTCGGGCTCCCCCAGGTCGGCATCAACCTGGATCCGTTCTGGTCCACGCTCCTCGGCATGACGCTGAACAATGCCGCCTACACCTCGGAGATCTTCCGTGCGGGCATCGAGTCGGTGCCCGCCGGCCTGGTCGAGGCCGCGGGGGCACTCGGCATGCGCAGCATGCAGACCTTCCGCTTCGTCGTCCTCAAGCCCGCCGTCCGCAACGTGCTGCCCGCGCTGACCAACCAGTTCATCGTGCTGTTCCTGTTCTCCGCGGTGGGCTCGGTGATCTCGCTCAACGAGCTGACCTCGGCGCTGGCGGACCTCAACCAGCGGACGTTGCGCACCCTGGAGATCTTCACGCTGGGCGGGCTCCTCTACTACCTGACCTCCGCCGTGATCGCCGGCTCGTCCCGACTGGCAGAGAGGTACCTCTTCCGATGGTGA
- a CDS encoding amino acid ABC transporter permease translates to MVTPLLSFDFGQFLPPMLRGAGVTVTLVLAAGVAGTIIGLVFGVARSAPLAPIRWLASVYINFLRGIPILIILLFLYYEIPLLFPYATFSQTLTAVIGLSVYAGAYMAEIFRGSIQAIPRGQLEAGEALGLNYLQKMRYVVLPQAMKIAVPPGIGFLIALVKASSLVSVISATDLTRAGRIITSQNHAPLSTFLVVAALYFVISYPLSLFGRWYERRLA, encoded by the coding sequence ATGGTGACTCCACTGCTCTCCTTCGACTTCGGCCAGTTCCTGCCGCCGATGCTGCGGGGCGCGGGCGTGACCGTGACCCTGGTGCTCGCCGCGGGTGTCGCCGGGACGATCATCGGCCTGGTGTTCGGGGTCGCCCGCAGCGCCCCGCTGGCGCCGATCCGGTGGCTCGCGTCGGTCTACATCAACTTCCTGCGCGGCATCCCGATCCTGATCATCCTGCTGTTCCTCTACTACGAGATCCCCCTGCTGTTCCCCTACGCCACGTTCTCGCAGACGCTCACCGCCGTGATCGGGCTCTCGGTCTATGCCGGCGCCTACATGGCGGAGATCTTCCGCGGCAGCATCCAGGCGATCCCCCGTGGGCAGCTCGAGGCGGGCGAGGCGCTCGGCCTCAACTACCTGCAGAAGATGCGCTACGTGGTCCTGCCCCAGGCGATGAAGATCGCGGTGCCCCCAGGCATCGGCTTCCTCATCGCCCTGGTGAAGGCGTCCTCGCTGGTCTCGGTGATCAGTGCCACCGACCTGACCCGCGCCGGCCGGATCATCACCTCCCAGAACCACGCGCCGCTGTCGACGTTCCTGGTCGTGGCCGCGCTCTACTTCGTCATCTCCTACCCCCTGTCCCTGTTTGGGCGCTGGTACGAACGGAGGCTCGCATGA
- a CDS encoding amino acid ABC transporter ATP-binding protein has product MSTPPPTPTVMINVEDLHKKFGDLEVLKGIDAKVNEREVVCLIGPSGSGKSTLLRCMNRLEDFHRGQVTICGHDLTGSRTSLHAVRRDVGMVFQSFNVFPHMKVIDNLTLAPMKVLKISRTEAKQRAMALLEKVGLVDKAHVYPGKLSGGQQQRVAIARALAMEPKAMLFDEPTSALDPETVGEVLGVMQNLAEEGMTMMVVTHEMGFAREVADRVLFMDNGVVVEQGPPKQIFEQPQHERTQAFLSKIL; this is encoded by the coding sequence ATGAGCACCCCACCACCGACCCCCACGGTGATGATCAACGTCGAGGACCTGCACAAGAAGTTCGGTGACCTCGAGGTGCTCAAGGGCATCGACGCGAAGGTCAACGAACGCGAAGTGGTCTGCCTGATCGGGCCCTCCGGCTCCGGCAAGAGCACGCTGCTGCGCTGCATGAACCGGCTGGAGGACTTCCACCGGGGCCAGGTCACCATCTGTGGGCACGACCTGACCGGCTCGCGCACCAGCCTGCACGCCGTACGCCGCGACGTCGGCATGGTCTTCCAGTCCTTCAACGTCTTCCCGCACATGAAGGTGATCGACAACCTGACCCTGGCGCCGATGAAGGTGCTCAAGATCAGCAGGACCGAGGCGAAGCAGCGCGCGATGGCCCTGCTCGAGAAGGTCGGCCTGGTCGACAAGGCCCACGTCTACCCGGGCAAGCTCTCCGGCGGCCAGCAGCAGCGCGTGGCGATCGCCCGGGCGCTGGCGATGGAGCCGAAGGCGATGCTCTTCGACGAGCCCACCTCGGCACTGGACCCGGAGACGGTCGGCGAGGTGCTCGGCGTCATGCAGAACCTCGCCGAGGAGGGCATGACGATGATGGTGGTGACCCACGAGATGGGCTTCGCCCGCGAGGTGGCCGACCGGGTGCTCTTCATGGACAACGGGGTGGTCGTCGAGCAGGGTCCGCCGAAGCAGATCTTCGAGCAGCCGCAGCACGAACGCACCCAGGCGTTCCTGAGCAAGATCCTGTGA
- the eda gene encoding bifunctional 4-hydroxy-2-oxoglutarate aldolase/2-dehydro-3-deoxy-phosphogluconate aldolase — protein MTDLDSLLARGRLLPVLTVAGPSIGSAVAEALLTAGLPLAEVTLRVDGALEALRAMAALELTVGAGTVVTPDQVDRAVEAGASFVVSPGLHAAVVERCRDLGVPVLPGIATASDLMLAVELGVETVKMFPADLVGGPAAVKAFTGPFPAMRFVPTGGIGPAQLSSYLSLPAVLAVGGSWLAPRDVVAAGRWDEITRRTRQALQQIDEERVR, from the coding sequence GTGACCGACCTCGACTCACTGCTGGCTCGAGGTCGGCTGCTGCCGGTGCTCACCGTGGCCGGCCCCAGCATCGGGTCCGCGGTGGCCGAGGCCCTGCTCACCGCCGGACTCCCGCTCGCAGAGGTGACGCTGCGCGTCGACGGCGCCCTCGAGGCCCTGCGCGCGATGGCCGCCCTCGAGCTGACCGTCGGGGCCGGCACCGTGGTCACCCCGGACCAGGTCGACCGGGCCGTCGAGGCCGGTGCTTCCTTCGTCGTCTCCCCGGGCCTCCACGCCGCGGTGGTCGAACGGTGCCGCGATCTCGGAGTGCCCGTGTTGCCAGGCATCGCCACCGCCTCCGACCTGATGCTCGCCGTCGAGCTGGGCGTGGAGACGGTCAAGATGTTCCCCGCGGACCTGGTCGGCGGCCCTGCCGCCGTGAAGGCGTTCACGGGACCGTTCCCAGCAATGCGGTTCGTGCCGACCGGCGGCATCGGACCGGCGCAATTGTCGTCCTACCTGTCTCTCCCCGCCGTGCTCGCTGTCGGGGGGTCCTGGCTCGCCCCGCGCGACGTGGTCGCCGCCGGCCGTTGGGACGAGATAACTCGCCGCACCCGCCAAGCCTTGCAGCAAATCGACGAAGAGAGGGTCCGATGA
- a CDS encoding sugar kinase has protein sequence MTDLDLRPEHECRYDLVSLGEVMLRLDPGETRVRTARSFTAWEGGGEYNVARGLRRCFGLRTSVVTALADNPVGRLVEDLMLQGGVDTSGIRWVPYDGVGRSARNGLNFTERGFSLRGAVGVPDRGHTATSQMQPGEVDWDFLFGEQGVRWFHTGGIFAALSESTAQVAAEAMAAARRHGTVVSYDLNYRPSLWNAIGGRPRAQEVNKSLAPLVDVMLGNEEDFTACLGLEVPGTSSDFSHLEVSGFKTMLDQATTTYPGLSVVATTLRTVRSATLNDWGAVGWSQEDGFVEATMRPSVEILDRVGGGDSFASGLIYGLLGGRSLAEALEYGAAHGALAMTTPGDTSMATLAEVEALVAGSSARVQR, from the coding sequence ATGACCGACCTTGACCTGCGCCCCGAGCACGAGTGCCGATACGACCTGGTGTCGCTGGGCGAGGTGATGCTCCGGCTCGACCCGGGTGAGACCCGGGTGCGCACCGCACGCAGCTTCACCGCGTGGGAGGGCGGCGGCGAGTACAACGTCGCCCGCGGCCTGCGCCGCTGCTTCGGCCTGCGCACCTCGGTGGTCACCGCGCTCGCGGACAACCCGGTCGGCCGGTTGGTCGAGGACCTCATGCTGCAGGGCGGCGTGGACACCTCCGGGATCCGTTGGGTGCCGTACGACGGCGTCGGCCGCAGCGCGCGCAACGGGCTGAACTTCACCGAGCGAGGGTTCAGCCTGCGCGGGGCCGTCGGAGTCCCCGACCGCGGCCACACCGCCACGAGTCAGATGCAGCCGGGCGAGGTCGACTGGGACTTCCTGTTCGGCGAACAGGGAGTGCGCTGGTTCCACACCGGCGGCATCTTCGCCGCCCTGTCGGAGAGCACCGCGCAGGTCGCCGCCGAGGCGATGGCCGCGGCCCGCCGGCACGGCACCGTGGTCTCCTACGACCTCAACTACCGGCCCAGCCTCTGGAACGCGATCGGGGGACGGCCGCGGGCCCAGGAGGTGAACAAGAGCCTCGCCCCCCTGGTCGACGTGATGCTGGGCAACGAGGAGGACTTCACCGCCTGCCTGGGCCTCGAGGTGCCCGGCACCTCATCCGACTTCAGCCACCTGGAGGTCAGCGGCTTCAAGACGATGCTCGACCAGGCCACGACGACCTACCCCGGCCTGAGTGTGGTTGCCACCACCCTGCGCACGGTTCGCTCCGCCACGCTGAACGACTGGGGGGCGGTCGGCTGGTCGCAGGAGGACGGATTCGTCGAGGCGACGATGCGGCCGTCGGTCGAGATCCTCGACCGGGTCGGTGGCGGCGACAGCTTCGCCTCGGGCCTCATCTACGGCCTGCTCGGCGGCCGCTCCTTGGCCGAGGCACTGGAGTACGGCGCCGCGCACGGCGCCCTCGCCATGACGACGCCCGGGGACACCTCGATGGCCACGCTGGCCGAGGTCGAGGCGCTGGTCGCAGGGAGCAGCGCGCGCGTGCAGCGCTGA
- a CDS encoding alkaline phosphatase family protein, whose protein sequence is MATAVSAAQAAPHAHPGAQDASGAARHSAMKNENSLDHVFVIMLENHSQSSVIGDVNAPYITKLATHYTMADNYYGVTHPSMPNYIAAIAGDNFGIQDDNDQNIVNLDRPNLVDQLEAHHINWGAYMQDLPADKEARFGPARADGTLISLYAKKHNPFVLFDDVKNDPERMAKVKDYTALGADLDSKDAPQFVWISPNQCNDMHGGVYDTVADHPETPCPYGSAKDDANDAALKQKADTFVKQAVRTIRHSEAWTKQSAIVIVTDENDYTGDETNGGWESTDGCCDSPYVEKADPRISKDWPGGTYGGGLIPAIIVGHQSKGGHVDHHAYNHYSLLTTIEQNWGLGYLGHAGDAANGVKPMWSSFLSR, encoded by the coding sequence GTGGCGACCGCAGTCTCGGCCGCCCAGGCGGCCCCCCACGCCCACCCGGGCGCCCAGGACGCCTCGGGCGCAGCCCGCCACTCGGCGATGAAGAACGAGAACAGCCTCGACCACGTCTTCGTGATCATGCTGGAGAACCACTCCCAGTCGAGCGTGATCGGCGACGTGAACGCGCCGTACATCACCAAGCTCGCGACCCACTACACGATGGCCGACAACTACTACGGCGTCACCCACCCCTCGATGCCGAACTACATCGCCGCGATCGCCGGCGACAACTTCGGCATCCAGGACGACAACGACCAGAACATCGTCAACCTCGACCGCCCCAACCTCGTCGACCAGCTCGAGGCGCACCACATCAACTGGGGTGCCTACATGCAGGACCTGCCGGCCGACAAGGAGGCCCGCTTCGGCCCCGCCCGCGCGGACGGCACCCTGATCTCGCTCTACGCCAAGAAGCACAACCCGTTCGTGCTCTTCGACGACGTGAAGAACGACCCCGAGCGGATGGCCAAGGTCAAGGACTACACCGCGCTGGGCGCCGACCTGGACAGCAAGGACGCCCCGCAGTTCGTCTGGATCTCGCCGAACCAGTGCAACGACATGCACGGCGGGGTCTACGACACGGTCGCGGACCACCCGGAGACGCCCTGCCCCTACGGCAGCGCCAAGGACGACGCCAACGACGCCGCCCTGAAGCAGAAGGCCGACACGTTCGTGAAGCAGGCCGTCCGCACGATCCGCCACTCCGAGGCGTGGACGAAGCAGTCGGCCATCGTGATCGTCACCGACGAGAACGACTACACCGGCGACGAGACCAACGGCGGCTGGGAGAGCACCGACGGCTGCTGCGACTCGCCGTACGTCGAGAAGGCCGACCCGCGCATCTCCAAGGACTGGCCCGGCGGCACCTACGGCGGCGGCCTGATCCCGGCCATCATCGTGGGCCACCAGTCCAAGGGCGGTCACGTCGACCACCACGCCTACAACCACTACTCGCTGCTCACCACCATCGAGCAGAACTGGGGCCTGGGCTACCTCGGGCACGCCGGTGACGCCGCCAACGGCGTGAAGCCGATGTGGAGCTCGTTCCTCAGCCGCTGA